A part of Chroicocephalus ridibundus chromosome 5, bChrRid1.1, whole genome shotgun sequence genomic DNA contains:
- the LOC134516283 gene encoding uncharacterized protein LOC134516283, whose product MNSKNPIKNSDLLETCHGGHVLNLGYFLFAQQTAGISRVKLNETMEISQESEHRWYSVCIADTRKMVVNENHHYAFERPQLEPGLLRSGSCTTNVSLAWKFVWCSSGSSNTLSSLEDMKGDAAWASLRGELSRGPASQFILHPTHTYPSPFSSFPYEAGRERRTATAGPPEQHLCRCSYFKVLKTQDKSGNICHRMFFQRKRNPTYD is encoded by the exons ATGAACAGcaaaaatcctattaaaaacTCTGATCTTTTGGAAACCTGTCATGGTGGTCATGTTTTAAatttgggatattttttatttgctcagCAGACCGCAGGAATTTCGAGAGTGAAGCTGAATGAAACCATGGAAATTAGTCAG GAGAGCGAGCATCGTTGGTATTCTGTATGCATCGCTGATACCAGAAAAATGGTTGTGAATGAAAACCATCACTATGCTTTCGAAAGACCGCAACTGGAGCCAGGGCTTCTTCGCAGTGGAAGCTGTACCACGAATGTATCTCTAGCTTGG AAGTTTGTGTGGTGTTCTAGCGGCTCCAGTAACACTCTGAGCAGCCTCGAGGACATGAAAGGCGACGCAGCGTGGGCCAGCCTGCGAGGAGAGCTGAGCCGCGGCCCGGCTTCTCAGTTCATCCTGCACCCAACACACACCTATCCCTCGCCGTTTTCCTCCTTTCCGTACGAGGCTGGACGGGAGAG GAGAACGGCTACTGCAGGCCCCCCTGAACAACATCTCTGCCGCTGCTCTTACTTTAAGGTCCTGAAAACCCAGGATAAATCAGGAAACATTTGCCACCGTATGTTCTTTCAGCGTAAAAGAAATCCAACATACGATTGA